The Campylobacter sp. MG1 genome includes the window GTTTTCGTGATGGGTTTCAATCAGTTTATGGTGCTAGAGTTTTAATGAAAGATTTTTTCCCAGCATTAGAAGCTGCAAAAGAAGCTGGAATTACGCATTTTGAATTTGGTGGTGGAGCAAGATTTCAAAGTCTTTATTTTTATACAAATGAAGATGCATTTGTTATGATGGATAAATTCCGTGAAATAGTAGGAAAAGATGCAAATCTTCAAACACTTGCTCGTGGAGTAAATACCGTAACACTTGATACTGGTAGTCGTGAAATTATAGATTTACATGCAAAAATGTTTGCAAAACACGGGACTACTACAATTAGAAATTTTGATGCTTTAAATGATGTGGAAAATTTAAAATATAGTGGTGAAAGAATAGTTCATCATGGTCTAAAACACGAGATAGTTGTAACAATGATGGATTTACCTACAGGCTGTAAAGGTGCACACGATGCTGCATTTTACGAAAAAACATTAAAAGAAATTTTAAAAGCTAATATCCCATTCCACAGTGTTTGTTTTAAAGATGCTTCAGGAACAAGTAATCCACAAAAAGTATATGAAACAATAAAAATGGCTAGAAAAGTATTGCCAGAAAATACTCACATTAGGCTTCACACACATGAAACCGCTGGGGTTAGTATAGCGTGCTATTTAGCAGCGCTTGAAGCTGGTGTTGATGGAATTGACCTTGCAGCAGCTCCTGTTAGTGGTGGAACTAGCCAACCTGATATTCTTACAATGTTACATGCTGTAAAAGGTAAAAATTATGATTTAGGTGGTCTTGAAGAAGAAAAAATCTTAAAATATGAAGAAGTATTCAAAGATTGCATGAAAGATTATTTTATGCCACCTGAGGCTACACAAGTTAGTCCATTAATACCATTTTCTCCAATGCCTGGTGGAGCACTAACAGCAAATACTCAAATGATGAGAGACAATAATGTTTTAGATAAATTCCCAGATGCAATTAAAGCTATGCGTGAAGTAGTAGAAAAAGGTGGCTATGGTACAAGTGTAACTCCTGTTAGTCAATTTTATTTTCAACAAGCATTTAACAATGTAATGTTTGGTAAATGGAATAAAATTGCTGACGGATACGGTAAAATGGTTTTAGGATATTTCGGAAAAACTCCTGTAGCTCCAGACCCTGAGATTGTGAAATTAGCTGCTAAACAATTAAATTTAGAACCAACAACTGAA containing:
- a CDS encoding biotin/lipoyl-containing protein encodes the protein MAKKYIDIMDTSFRDGFQSVYGARVLMKDFFPALEAAKEAGITHFEFGGGARFQSLYFYTNEDAFVMMDKFREIVGKDANLQTLARGVNTVTLDTGSREIIDLHAKMFAKHGTTTIRNFDALNDVENLKYSGERIVHHGLKHEIVVTMMDLPTGCKGAHDAAFYEKTLKEILKANIPFHSVCFKDASGTSNPQKVYETIKMARKVLPENTHIRLHTHETAGVSIACYLAALEAGVDGIDLAAAPVSGGTSQPDILTMLHAVKGKNYDLGGLEEEKILKYEEVFKDCMKDYFMPPEATQVSPLIPFSPMPGGALTANTQMMRDNNVLDKFPDAIKAMREVVEKGGYGTSVTPVSQFYFQQAFNNVMFGKWNKIADGYGKMVLGYFGKTPVAPDPEIVKLAAKQLNLEPTTEKAIDIADKDETKSLKYTQAILEKEGISVTDENLFIVAACKEKGLAFLKGEAKVNVRKISDMPKENPTKKGGSNFYSVVVNGNNYNVEISEGKDNFSVKSVKPIANESKENSGVSKKAVVSTGEKSVLSSIPGNVFKVLVKVGDNVKAGQELFILEAMKMEIPVESPSDGIIEEIFVKQGETVDSEQVLANLK